The Sphingomonas sp. IW22 genome window below encodes:
- a CDS encoding cation transporter codes for MIPGNDNNGGQERRTLWIVLLLNAAIAAGFFVSGFFADSSALIANGVDNLSDTAVYALSLVALTRGQTWKTRAAVASGVMLLIFAGGILIDVGRRYVQGSEPIGPTMMVMSAIAGVVNYLCLRLLQRLKDPDVNLRAATTFSFNDFISNGGILIAGVLVLWLGTNWPDLLVGFATAIIAIKGGVEILRDARAETKKSERRSS; via the coding sequence ATGATCCCGGGCAACGACAACAATGGCGGGCAGGAGCGCCGCACACTGTGGATCGTCCTGCTGCTGAACGCGGCGATCGCTGCGGGCTTCTTCGTTTCCGGCTTCTTCGCGGACTCGAGCGCGCTGATCGCCAACGGCGTCGACAACCTGTCCGATACGGCTGTGTATGCGCTGAGCCTTGTGGCGCTCACCCGGGGCCAGACATGGAAGACACGCGCCGCGGTCGCTTCGGGCGTCATGCTGCTGATCTTCGCGGGCGGCATCTTGATCGATGTCGGACGGCGCTACGTGCAGGGCAGCGAGCCCATCGGACCTACCATGATGGTCATGTCCGCGATCGCCGGCGTCGTGAATTACCTCTGCCTGCGGCTGCTCCAGCGCCTCAAGGATCCGGACGTCAATCTCCGGGCCGCAACCACCTTCAGCTTCAACGACTTCATTTCCAACGGCGGCATCCTGATCGCCGGCGTGCTGGTGCTGTGGTTGGGTACCAATTGGCCGGACCTGCTGGTCGGCTTCGCCACCGCCATCATCGCCATCAAGGGCGGTGTCGAAATCCTGCGCGACGCGCGCGCCGAAACCAAGAAAAGCGAAAGGAGGTCGTCATGA
- a CDS encoding ZIP family metal transporter — translation MQALLYTLAPVLAVVLGAIVASRTKLKPGLVAGLQHLAAGVVFAAAATEILPQVKHEASPSATLIGGAAGVATMLGLKALEARFKGPMALLAAIGIDILVDGLVLGLAFVAGEKAGLLLTIALTLEVLFLGLTLTDELAETYRSRLRIIVIVSALALLLPIGALAAVPVAALSPVMIAGFLSFGLMALLYLVTEELLVEAHEKPDTPLISSMFFVGFLALLTLEEMMG, via the coding sequence ATGCAGGCACTGCTCTATACGCTTGCGCCTGTGCTGGCGGTCGTGCTCGGCGCGATTGTCGCGAGCCGCACCAAGTTGAAACCTGGCCTCGTGGCGGGCCTACAGCATCTCGCTGCCGGCGTCGTGTTCGCGGCGGCAGCGACCGAAATCCTGCCGCAGGTCAAGCATGAGGCATCGCCCAGCGCGACGTTGATCGGCGGGGCGGCGGGCGTCGCGACCATGCTGGGGCTCAAGGCTCTTGAGGCCCGCTTCAAGGGGCCGATGGCGCTACTCGCCGCGATCGGCATCGACATTCTGGTCGACGGCCTGGTGCTCGGCCTCGCTTTCGTGGCGGGCGAGAAGGCAGGTCTCCTGCTGACGATCGCGCTCACTCTGGAAGTGTTATTTCTGGGACTGACGCTGACCGACGAGCTGGCGGAAACCTATCGCTCGCGCTTGCGCATCATCGTGATCGTCTCGGCATTGGCCCTGCTGCTGCCGATCGGCGCGCTCGCTGCCGTGCCGGTCGCCGCGCTGTCGCCGGTGATGATCGCCGGCTTCCTCAGCTTCGGGCTGATGGCGCTGCTCTACCTCGTCACGGAGGAGTTGCTGGTCGAGGCGCACGAGAAACCCGACACCCCGCTCATCAGCTCGATGTTTTTCGTCGGCTTCCTGGCCCTGCTGACACTTGAGGAGATGATGGGATGA
- a CDS encoding SRPBCC domain-containing protein codes for MPRTITSSMLHGGPLRIWSALTDPDHRRAWSPLVFLDDPSRLGDTECTFAIQGITRPIRTPARIDRFDKPHAFAWSCGIPYLFTLEERYELAGDDGGTRLTHSCTLRGALSLPFAAMMLRRLRSLMVESDDRLATYLRWRVGQPARAINRQRVPFRYRRKAR; via the coding sequence ATGCCTCGCACCATAACCAGCTCGATGCTTCACGGCGGGCCACTGCGCATCTGGTCGGCACTCACCGATCCGGATCATCGCCGGGCGTGGAGTCCGCTCGTATTTCTCGATGATCCGTCCCGGCTCGGCGACACAGAATGCACCTTTGCGATCCAGGGCATCACCCGGCCAATTCGGACGCCAGCACGGATTGATCGATTCGATAAACCGCACGCCTTCGCTTGGTCCTGCGGCATCCCCTATCTGTTCACGCTCGAAGAGCGGTACGAGCTGGCGGGGGACGATGGCGGCACCAGGCTAACGCATAGCTGCACGCTGCGCGGGGCGCTCTCCCTGCCGTTCGCGGCGATGATGTTGCGCCGCCTGCGATCCCTGATGGTCGAATCTGACGATCGCCTCGCAACCTATCTCCGCTGGCGGGTAGGTCAGCCTGCCCGGGCTATCAATCGTCAGCGCGTCCCCTTCCGCTACAGGAGGAAGGCGCGATGA